A single Lolium perenne isolate Kyuss_39 chromosome 6, Kyuss_2.0, whole genome shotgun sequence DNA region contains:
- the LOC127334654 gene encoding inositol polyphosphate multikinase IPK2, which produces MSDLRPPEHQVAGHRAAPNKLGPLVDGAGLFYKPLQALDRGEQELAFYTAFSVHPAVPPRIRDKFFPRFHGTRLLPTAATPGESHPHIVLDDLLQGLASPSVTDIKIGACTWPPRAPEPYVAKCLAKDRATTSVLLGFRVSGVRVSDAGGAVWRPDRSELKGTDIPGVRCMLRRYVSSVGGDGMDCARAAAVYGGEGGVLAQLRELKAWFEVQTLFHFYSASILLSYDANAVTAAGGGGGVRVKLVDFAHVVESEGVIDHNFLGGLCSLIKFIADIVAETSDAAAPSCDS; this is translated from the coding sequence ATGTCCGATCTCCGTCCGCCGGAGCACCAGGTCGCCGGCCACCGCGCGGCCCCCAACAAGCTTGGGCCGCTGGTCGACGGCGCTGGCCTCTTCTACAAGCCGCTCCAGGCCCTCGACCGCGGCGAGCAGGAGCTCGCCTTCTACACGGCCTTCTCCGTCCACCCCGCCGTACCGCCCCGCATCCGGGACAAATTCTTTCCGCGCTTCCACGGCACTCGCCTCCTCCCCACCGCGGCGACTCCCGGTGAGTCCCACCCTCATATCGTCCTGGATGACCTCCTCCAAGGCCTCGCGTCGCCCTCCGTCACCGACATCAAGATCGGCGCCTGTACGTGGCCCCCGCGCGCACCGGAGCCCTACGTCGCCAAGTGCCTTGCCAAGGACCGCGCAACCACCAGCGTGCTCCTTGGTTTCCGCGTCTCTGGGGTCCGGGTCTCCGACGCTGGGGGCGCCGTTTGGCGGCCAGACAGGTCGGAGCTGAAGGGGACGGATATCCCCGGCGTCCGCTGCATGCTCCGCCGCTATGTGTCCTCGGTTGGCGGCGACGGTATGGACTGCGCGCGGGCCGCGGCGgtgtatggaggagaagggggagtCTTAGCGCAGCTGCGAGAGCTCAAGGCGTGGTTCGAGGTGCAGACTCTGTTCCACTTCTACTCCGCGTCGATTCTACTGAGCTACGATGCCAATGCGGTGACCGCagctggtggtggtggcggagTGAGGGTGAAGCTGGTGGACTTTGCACATGTTGTCGAGAGCGAGGGGGTGATTGACCACAACTTCTTGGGCGGGCTCTGCTCGCTCATCAAGTTCATAGCCGACATTGTCGCTGAGACGTCTGACGCGGCGGCGCCTTCATGTGATTCTTGA